The Benincasa hispida cultivar B227 chromosome 9, ASM972705v1, whole genome shotgun sequence genome has a segment encoding these proteins:
- the LOC120085599 gene encoding interferon-related developmental regulator 1, with protein MGRRKTQRKNSPTVDSDDDSSVSSSSTMRSDRMSVVGIEDFHFDKDTLLDQALDALYEKRGSTREKALASIIENLSSNLQHQFVEKKFATLLHQGLNCIKKGSSKEISLASHAIGLLALTVGEGDNAREILSESIPSISQALRSGSESSKISLLECLAVTTFVGGNDMEEIERSLQLMWQVVIPKLGQNVVAVRQSAAIITAMVSAWSFVLTTMDGLKLNSKDWLESISYLSSLLDKDDRAVRIAAGEALALIFERGILEKFSAEAKGSTDGSALEESKPREWFMHIQGLKGKILNQVKNLSMEAGGKGSAKKDLNSQRNTFRDILEFFEDGYCPETSMKIGGDLLQTSTWTQSIQLNFLKHFLGGGFVKHMQENEFLHDVFGFTPKKKFLLDSEHRISTAEKRMFKSPNSIANKARTQHLNKQRMLAEGRNIGHYAVNVGE; from the exons ATGGGAAGAC GTAAAACTCAGCGAAAAAATTCTCCAACGGTGGATAGTGATGATGATAGTAGTGTGAGTTCTTCATCGACTATGCGGTCCGATCGTATGTCTGTTGTAGGGATTGAGGATTTTCATTTTGACAAAGATACTTTACTTGATCAAGCTCTTGATGCTTTATATGAGAAGAG GGGTTCCACGAGAGAGAAAGCGTTGGCATCGATTATAGAAAATCTCAGCAGCAATTTGCAACATCAATTTGTCGAAAAGAA ATTTGCTACTCTGCTTCATCAAGGCCTGAATTGTATCAAAAAGGGTTCCAGCAAAGAAATATCCTTGGCTTCTCATGCAATTG GATTATTGGCTTTAACTGTGGGTGAGGGAGACAATGCTCGGGAAATATTGTCAGAATCAATTCCCTCAATTTCTCAAGCTCTTAGATCTGGCTCGGAGTCCTCAAAGATATCG CTGCTCGAATGCTTGGCAGTTACCACTTTTGTTGGTGGAAATGACATGGAAGAAATTGAAAGGTCATTACAGCTCATGTGGCAAGTTGTCATTCCCAAACTAGGACAAAAT GTAGTTGCAGTCAGGCAATCAGCAGCTATCATTACAGCTATGGTGTCTGCATGGTCCTTCGTCCTTACAACTATGGATGGGTTGAAACTTAATTCCAAAGATTGGCTAGA GTCAATATCATATTTATCAAGTCTTCTGGACAAGGATGACCGTGCTGTACGCATTGCTGCTGGTGAAGCACTGGCACTGATTTTTGAGAGAGGCATTTTGGAGAAGTTTTCTGCTGAAGCTAAAGGATCAACTGATGGCTCCGCCCTAGAGGAAAGTAAACCGAGGGAATGGTTTATGCATATACAGGGACTGAAGGGAAAAATCTTAAATCAAGTAAAAAACCTTTCGATGGAAGCTGGTGGTAAGGGTTCTGCTAAGAAAGATCTCAACTCCCAGCGGAATACATTTCGAGATATTTTGGAGTTTTTTGAG GATGGTTATTGTCCTGAAACTTCAATGAAGATTGGAGGAGATCTGTTGCAGACTTCAACATGGACTCAATCGATTCAG TTGAACTTCTTAAAGCACTTTCTCGGAGGGGGATTTGTTAAGCACATGCAG GAGAACGAATTCCTTCATGATGTCTTTGGGTTCACTCCGAAGAAAAAGTTTCTCTTGGACAGCGAACATCGAATATCAACCGCGGAAAAA AGGATGTTCAAGTCACCAAATTCAATTGCCAATAAGGCAAGGACTCAGCACTTGAACAAGCAGCGAATGTTAGCTGAG GGGAGAAACATTGGACACTATGCTGTAAACGTGGGCGAGTGA